One genomic segment of Rivularia sp. PCC 7116 includes these proteins:
- a CDS encoding SDR family oxidoreductase, which yields MSNAQFRPINNIEGKTVILTGASRGIGAFIARELAKKQATVICISRSQEGLDKICNEINDLGGKGIGINFNISKVERIPELVYEIKQLTGSFDVDILINNAGIEIYRAFHHYSLKDIQLVLSVNLLAAIELSRLVLPQMLDKASGHIINIASLTGKKGLAYDSIYSASKAGLITWADALKQELANTNIKISNICPESISEQASFADTGISTTLKAAISIPEKVAIAVCYTLENNGVEIVENGNFLTRNITKLKFAFEEHLPRFGDDIKRSLHQPNSQ from the coding sequence ATGTCTAATGCCCAATTTCGACCTATAAACAATATTGAAGGTAAGACAGTAATATTAACAGGTGCTTCGCGGGGGATAGGAGCTTTTATTGCTCGCGAACTTGCCAAAAAACAAGCAACCGTAATCTGTATTTCTCGCTCTCAGGAAGGTTTGGATAAAATCTGTAATGAAATTAATGATTTAGGTGGAAAAGGAATAGGTATTAATTTTAATATTAGCAAGGTTGAAAGAATACCAGAGCTAGTGTACGAGATTAAGCAGCTTACCGGCTCGTTTGATGTGGATATTTTAATTAACAATGCCGGTATCGAAATATATCGCGCTTTTCATCATTATTCCCTCAAAGATATTCAATTGGTGTTGTCGGTTAATTTACTTGCAGCAATTGAATTATCCCGCTTAGTATTGCCGCAAATGTTAGATAAAGCTAGCGGACATATTATTAATATTGCTTCTTTAACTGGTAAAAAAGGTCTTGCCTACGATAGTATTTATTCTGCCAGTAAAGCGGGTTTAATAACATGGGCTGATGCCCTCAAACAAGAATTAGCGAACACTAATATCAAAATATCTAATATCTGTCCGGAATCTATTTCCGAGCAAGCATCATTTGCCGATACTGGAATATCTACAACCTTGAAGGCAGCTATTTCCATACCGGAAAAAGTCGCGATCGCAGTTTGTTACACTCTTGAAAATAACGGGGTTGAGATTGTCGAGAATGGCAATTTTTTAACTAGAAATATCACGAAGCTGAAATTTGCATTTGAAGAACATCTACCCAGATTTGGCGATGATATTAAACGAAGTTTACACCAACCAAATAGTCAATAG
- a CDS encoding type II toxin-antitoxin system HicB family antitoxin — protein MKIKAVIWQEDDLWCGSVPALPGCHTWGNSYEHLLEMLEDAIQGWLEVASEREQLDPQKQLVELSL, from the coding sequence ATGAAAATCAAAGCAGTAATCTGGCAAGAAGATGATTTATGGTGTGGTTCTGTACCAGCCTTACCTGGTTGTCATACTTGGGGTAATAGTTACGAACATTTGTTAGAAATGTTAGAAGATGCCATTCAAGGTTGGTTAGAAGTTGCTAGTGAAAGAGAACAGTTAGATCCACAGAAACAATTAGTTGAATTATCGCTATGA
- a CDS encoding response regulator produces MGLKESGILLVEDDSNDILFIQRAMKRSKLNNPMQVVRDGDEAVAYLAGKEKYADRNVYPLPTIILLDLKLPRRSGLEVLAWLRQQHVIKRIPVVILTSSREHVDVNRAYDIGVNSYLLKPVNHNALNDMIEMLNAYWVNLNCYPSIVSI; encoded by the coding sequence ATGGGCTTAAAAGAATCTGGGATTCTGCTGGTAGAAGACGATTCTAACGATATCTTGTTTATACAGCGCGCTATGAAACGAAGTAAGTTAAATAATCCCATGCAAGTTGTACGGGATGGAGATGAAGCTGTTGCATATCTTGCTGGAAAAGAAAAATACGCCGATAGAAACGTTTATCCACTGCCTACTATAATTCTTCTGGATCTTAAACTTCCCCGTCGCTCTGGTTTAGAAGTTCTCGCATGGCTTAGACAGCAACATGTAATTAAGCGTATTCCTGTTGTGATTTTGACTTCTTCTAGAGAGCATGTTGATGTCAATAGAGCTTATGATATTGGAGTCAATTCATATTTATTAAAGCCCGTGAACCATAATGCTCTCAACGATATGATTGAAATGCTAAATGCTTATTGGGTAAATTTAAATTGTTACCCTTCGATTGTTTCGATATAG
- a CDS encoding ATP-binding protein — protein sequence MFWWNIYLSKRLNYTKQINYSYRHIFNNTDQFLFIVKPNGILLEANQKALDYFGLVKQDIRGKHLSSVLSSHQTSSIKIQLKDGIARTAKGELVNIKLELIHAKNITQEIDLSLTPITNNKGKITFIIAEVLNLTETNPTQLPQHQLLESFFKNAAIGLAILDDKWRHVKINETLADINGKSVDEHIGKAVREMVPEIAPKLESIFQQVSTTGEPVYGIEITGETPKEPGSTKNWEASYFSLQVSENCNGIGCIVLEVTKCKKAEQALKTRLKQQAVVAQLGQLALSGLELPHLFEQTTALVARSLNVDSCKILELLSGGDKLLLRACVGLEEELVNKAILETDLKSQAGYALLSGEAVILDNLNQETRFTGSSLLHKHKYISGLSAIILGNENQHFGVLEAHSTVEHQFSWDDANFLQSVANILSTAIARKESESENRQLNATLEARVKKRTYQLEQLNQELEAFSYSVSHDLRAPLRAIQGFGQVLLEDYEHSLDDMGREYLNRLTTAAAHLDTLILDLLEYSRLGRTQIQFAEVNLATLIEEILKELESELQERQSLVNINTSLPVVRSQQSILKSVITNLLANAIKFVHPNVYPIITISAEERDGYVRLWVEDNGIGIAVEHQERIFRVFERLHGIESYAGTGIGLAIVKRGVESLDGRIGVLSHLDEGSRFWIELPSLTVSSEQ from the coding sequence ATGTTTTGGTGGAATATTTATCTATCGAAGCGTCTTAACTATACTAAGCAGATTAATTACAGCTATCGTCATATTTTTAATAATACCGATCAATTTCTGTTTATCGTTAAGCCTAACGGCATTTTATTAGAAGCTAACCAAAAAGCACTTGACTACTTTGGTTTAGTGAAACAAGATATCCGAGGAAAACATTTATCCTCCGTTTTATCATCACATCAAACTTCTTCAATAAAAATACAGTTAAAAGATGGTATCGCTCGTACAGCTAAGGGTGAATTGGTAAATATAAAACTTGAGTTAATACATGCAAAAAATATTACTCAAGAAATAGATTTATCCTTGACTCCAATCACTAACAATAAGGGAAAAATAACTTTTATAATCGCCGAAGTATTGAATCTCACGGAAACTAATCCCACACAATTACCACAACATCAGTTATTAGAAAGTTTTTTTAAAAATGCTGCAATTGGTTTAGCAATTCTCGATGATAAATGGCGACACGTAAAAATTAACGAAACTTTAGCAGATATTAATGGCAAATCGGTAGACGAGCATATTGGTAAAGCTGTTCGCGAAATGGTACCCGAAATAGCTCCTAAATTAGAATCAATTTTTCAACAAGTTTCTACTACGGGTGAACCCGTATATGGAATTGAAATTACGGGAGAAACTCCCAAAGAACCAGGTTCAACCAAAAATTGGGAAGCTTCTTATTTCTCTTTACAAGTTTCCGAAAACTGCAATGGAATTGGCTGTATAGTACTCGAAGTTACCAAATGTAAAAAAGCAGAACAAGCCCTTAAAACTAGACTTAAGCAGCAAGCGGTGGTAGCACAATTAGGACAACTTGCTTTGTCGGGACTGGAATTACCCCATTTATTCGAGCAAACTACAGCTTTAGTCGCTCGAAGTCTTAATGTAGATTCTTGCAAAATTCTGGAACTACTTTCTGGAGGCGATAAACTACTTTTACGTGCTTGTGTAGGTTTAGAAGAAGAATTGGTAAATAAAGCTATATTGGAAACAGATTTGAAATCCCAAGCCGGTTACGCTTTACTATCCGGAGAAGCAGTTATATTAGATAATTTGAACCAAGAAACTCGATTTACAGGTTCTTCCTTACTACACAAACATAAATATATTAGCGGTCTTAGTGCAATTATCCTGGGAAATGAAAATCAACATTTTGGAGTATTAGAAGCCCATTCGACTGTAGAGCATCAATTTAGTTGGGATGATGCTAATTTTCTGCAATCGGTGGCTAATATTTTATCTACTGCAATTGCTCGTAAAGAATCGGAGTCTGAGAATCGCCAGCTTAACGCAACTTTGGAAGCGCGAGTCAAAAAAAGAACTTACCAATTAGAACAATTAAACCAAGAATTAGAAGCTTTTTCTTATTCTGTTTCTCACGATTTACGGGCACCTTTACGCGCTATTCAAGGCTTTGGGCAAGTTTTGCTAGAAGACTACGAACACTCGCTTGATGATATGGGACGAGAATATTTAAATCGTCTCACCACAGCAGCGGCACATTTAGATACTTTAATTTTAGATTTATTAGAATATAGTCGTTTGGGAAGAACTCAAATTCAATTTGCAGAAGTTAATTTAGCAACTTTAATTGAGGAAATACTCAAAGAACTTGAATCTGAATTACAAGAAAGACAATCGCTAGTTAATATTAATACAAGTCTTCCTGTGGTTAGAAGCCAGCAAAGCATTTTAAAATCGGTGATTACTAATTTGCTCGCTAACGCAATCAAATTTGTTCATCCCAACGTTTATCCTATTATCACAATTTCCGCAGAAGAACGGGATGGATACGTAAGGTTATGGGTGGAAGATAACGGTATTGGTATTGCTGTAGAACATCAAGAAAGAATTTTTCGAGTTTTCGAGCGGCTGCATGGAATCGAATCCTATGCCGGTACGGGAATTGGCTTAGCCATTGTTAAGCGTGGTGTCGAAAGTTTAGACGGTAGGATTGGTGTTTTATCCCATCTCGATGAAGGAAGTCGTTTTTGGATTGAACTACCAAGTTTAACAGTGAGCAGTGAACAGTGA
- a CDS encoding hybrid sensor histidine kinase/response regulator yields MLHILLLEDDSADCELIRATLKNGGINCNLKTVATRQAFLAELQNDSLDLILSDYSLPQFDGISALKLAQETCSDVPFILVSGVLGEERAIEAVKDGATDYVLKQRLERLVPSVKRALRESLERQALKRTEESLRQTNDMLRAVVQASPVAIVTLSLDYQVLTWNKTAEQIYGWKAFEILHQKLPVIPENSKSAFSSCVERVIQNQTLKNLEFCHLKKDGSEVDINVSLAPIHDNEGNSCCFIMTAVDITLSKQIEAERRVLLQREQKARADAEKASRIKDEFLAIVSHELRTPLNAILGWTKLINSGRIKPERFQQALEVIDRNATLQAQLIEDLLDISRIIRGQLHLELNPVNLADVIKEAVETLHLAAEAKSIRVELNLDENVRNIVGDSNRISQVMWNLVSNAIKFTDIGGIVEISLQEIGSNAQVQISDTGIGIDEDFIDSVFEYFRQADGSTTRSQGGLGLGLAITRNLVEAHGGNIQVESAGVGLGTVFTVNFPIIPSDAAQSESAQLLGNSHQQLSSTKILVVDDEPDARELVAFILEEQGAEIEIVGSAKEALRKLERFVPDLLISDIGMPGEDGFSLLSKIRKLAGNKGGNVAAIALTAFATQQDYKNAIEAGFQAHLAKPFDADELINLVINLSPKTR; encoded by the coding sequence ATGCTGCATATTCTGTTGCTAGAAGATGACTCAGCAGATTGCGAGTTAATCCGCGCTACTCTGAAAAATGGTGGTATAAATTGTAATTTAAAAACGGTAGCGACTCGCCAAGCTTTTTTAGCAGAGTTGCAAAATGATAGTTTAGATTTGATTTTATCTGACTATTCGCTTCCTCAATTTGACGGAATTTCGGCTTTAAAATTAGCTCAAGAAACTTGTTCGGATGTACCTTTTATATTAGTTTCGGGGGTATTAGGAGAAGAAAGAGCTATAGAGGCAGTTAAAGATGGAGCAACTGATTATGTTCTTAAGCAACGTCTAGAGCGTTTAGTTCCTTCTGTAAAACGAGCATTACGGGAAAGCTTGGAGCGTCAAGCCCTTAAACGTACTGAAGAATCTTTGCGTCAGACAAATGACATGCTGCGAGCGGTGGTACAGGCTTCTCCGGTGGCAATCGTTACTTTAAGTTTGGATTATCAGGTTTTAACTTGGAATAAAACTGCCGAACAGATATACGGTTGGAAAGCATTTGAAATATTGCATCAAAAGTTACCTGTAATTCCCGAAAACAGTAAGAGTGCTTTTAGTAGTTGTGTTGAAAGAGTAATCCAAAACCAGACTTTAAAAAACTTGGAGTTTTGTCATCTGAAAAAAGATGGTTCTGAAGTTGATATTAATGTTTCTTTAGCACCCATACACGATAATGAAGGAAACAGCTGCTGCTTTATAATGACTGCGGTTGATATTACCTTAAGTAAGCAAATAGAAGCAGAACGTAGAGTTTTGTTACAGCGAGAGCAGAAGGCTCGTGCTGATGCTGAAAAAGCAAGTCGAATTAAAGATGAGTTTTTAGCAATAGTTTCTCATGAATTGCGAACTCCACTAAATGCAATTCTGGGATGGACTAAACTGATAAATAGCGGCAGAATTAAACCAGAAAGATTTCAGCAAGCTTTAGAAGTTATCGATCGTAATGCAACTTTACAAGCGCAATTAATCGAGGATTTGCTTGATATTTCGCGGATAATCCGCGGACAACTTCATTTAGAACTGAATCCAGTCAATTTAGCTGATGTAATTAAAGAAGCTGTAGAAACTTTACACTTAGCAGCAGAAGCTAAATCTATTCGCGTAGAGTTAAATTTGGATGAAAACGTCAGAAATATAGTTGGGGATTCCAATCGGATTTCTCAAGTGATGTGGAATTTAGTTTCCAACGCCATCAAATTTACCGATATCGGGGGAATCGTAGAAATTAGCTTACAGGAAATAGGCTCAAACGCTCAAGTTCAAATCAGCGATACGGGCATTGGTATAGATGAAGATTTCATTGATTCGGTGTTTGAATATTTTCGTCAGGCAGATGGCTCTACAACTCGCTCTCAAGGTGGTTTGGGATTAGGTTTGGCAATTACCCGTAACTTAGTCGAAGCCCACGGTGGTAATATTCAAGTAGAAAGTGCTGGAGTAGGGCTAGGGACAGTTTTTACAGTCAATTTTCCCATCATACCTAGTGATGCCGCACAGTCTGAATCTGCACAACTTTTAGGAAATAGCCATCAACAACTTTCTTCCACCAAAATATTAGTAGTCGATGATGAACCCGATGCTCGGGAATTAGTCGCTTTTATTTTAGAAGAACAAGGTGCTGAAATTGAAATAGTAGGTTCGGCAAAAGAAGCTTTGCGTAAACTCGAAAGATTCGTACCCGATCTTTTAATCAGCGATATTGGAATGCCAGGAGAAGACGGTTTTAGCTTATTGAGTAAAATACGCAAACTAGCTGGTAATAAAGGAGGTAATGTTGCTGCGATCGCCTTAACAGCATTTGCCACGCAGCAAGATTATAAAAATGCGATAGAAGCTGGTTTTCAAGCGCATTTAGCAAAACCTTTTGATGCTGATGAATTGATTAACTTAGTAATTAATTTGTCACCTAAGACAAGGTAA
- a CDS encoding hydantoinase/oxoprolinase family protein: MLKVFADRGGTFTDIVAVTDNQSTINQLANHPQRFLIVPLPNQQWVIVYKLLSENPEQYQDAAIQGIRDILGIKGNQPIPTQEIEVVKMGTTVATNALLERKGDRVLLVITKGFKDALRIGYQNRPDIFARHIVLPSMLYEQVVEVNERYDAKGNELIAVNIEEVRKDLQAVYDTGIRSCAVVLMHSYNYPQHEQQVAAIAGEVGFTQISVSHEVSPLMKLVSRGDTTVVDAYLTPILRRYVDSVASQLPSVKLMFMKSDGGLVDAQKFQGKDSILSGPAGGIVGAVQTSLRGGFNSIITFDMGGTSTDVAHFNGEYERQLENEIAGARMRVPVLAIHTIAAGGGSILSFDGSSYRVGPESAGSNPGPACYRRGGKLAVTDANVMLGKIHPQYFPAVFGKDGNSPLDKDIVTEKFIQLAQDIETATGNYRTPEQVAAGFISIAVESMANAIKKISLQRGYDVTNYALCCFGGAGAQVACLIADTLGMKKIFLHPYAGVLSAYGMGLADVRAIREAGVEKVLDEVLLGDLRGLMERLESQGRSELETQRGAEERKEVVRKVNLKYEGTNSILGVDFNVSVGLMREEFEREHKLRYGFIQSDKNLIVESVSVEVIQKMDTPEEALVKRSRGLDEFPVSVETVKMFTNDKWYSAPVYRREDLQPGDVIQGAAIIVEKISTIVIEPNWEAELTERNHLHLTVNISLQGSAL, encoded by the coding sequence ATGCTAAAAGTATTTGCTGACAGGGGTGGAACTTTTACCGATATTGTCGCCGTCACTGACAATCAATCTACAATCAACCAACTCGCAAATCATCCCCAGCGTTTTCTTATTGTTCCTCTTCCTAACCAACAATGGGTAATCGTTTATAAGCTACTTTCGGAAAATCCCGAACAATATCAAGATGCTGCAATTCAAGGTATTCGCGATATTCTCGGAATTAAGGGCAACCAACCTATTCCGACACAAGAAATTGAAGTGGTGAAGATGGGTACTACTGTCGCTACTAATGCTTTATTGGAAAGAAAGGGAGACAGGGTTTTACTTGTCATTACTAAGGGATTCAAGGATGCTTTGCGAATCGGCTATCAAAATCGTCCCGATATTTTTGCTCGTCATATTGTTTTACCGAGTATGCTTTACGAGCAAGTTGTTGAAGTTAACGAGCGGTATGATGCGAAGGGTAATGAGTTAATTGCAGTAAATATCGAAGAAGTAAGAAAAGATTTACAAGCAGTTTACGATACGGGAATTCGTAGCTGTGCTGTGGTGTTGATGCATAGTTACAATTATCCGCAACACGAGCAACAAGTAGCTGCAATTGCTGGGGAAGTCGGTTTTACGCAGATATCGGTTTCTCATGAAGTTAGTCCTTTAATGAAATTGGTTTCACGGGGAGATACTACTGTTGTTGATGCGTATTTAACTCCTATTTTACGTCGCTATGTTGACTCTGTGGCTAGTCAATTACCCAGTGTCAAATTAATGTTTATGAAGTCGGATGGGGGCTTGGTTGATGCCCAAAAGTTCCAAGGTAAGGATAGCATTTTAAGCGGTCCTGCGGGGGGTATTGTTGGTGCGGTGCAAACTAGTTTAAGGGGTGGTTTTAATTCGATAATTACTTTTGATATGGGGGGAACTAGTACTGATGTTGCCCATTTTAACGGTGAATACGAGCGGCAGTTAGAGAACGAAATTGCTGGAGCAAGAATGCGGGTTCCTGTGCTGGCAATACATACAATCGCGGCGGGTGGTGGTTCGATTTTATCTTTTGACGGTTCTAGCTATCGAGTGGGGCCCGAATCTGCTGGCTCGAATCCGGGACCTGCTTGTTATCGTCGCGGTGGTAAGTTGGCGGTGACTGATGCTAATGTCATGTTGGGTAAAATTCATCCGCAATATTTCCCTGCGGTGTTTGGAAAGGATGGAAATTCACCTTTGGATAAAGATATTGTTACTGAAAAATTTATACAGCTAGCCCAGGATATTGAAACTGCTACGGGAAATTATCGTACACCGGAACAAGTTGCTGCCGGTTTTATTTCCATAGCTGTGGAAAGTATGGCGAATGCTATTAAAAAAATAAGTCTGCAACGCGGTTATGACGTGACTAATTACGCGCTTTGCTGTTTTGGAGGTGCGGGAGCGCAAGTTGCTTGTTTAATTGCAGATACTTTGGGGATGAAGAAGATTTTTCTACATCCTTATGCTGGGGTGCTTTCTGCTTACGGTATGGGTTTGGCTGATGTCAGAGCTATTCGGGAAGCTGGAGTGGAGAAGGTTTTGGATGAAGTGTTGTTGGGAGATTTACGGGGATTGATGGAAAGGTTGGAGAGTCAAGGGAGGAGTGAGTTGGAAACGCAGAGGGGCGCAGAGGAGCGCAAAGAGGTTGTAAGAAAGGTGAATTTGAAGTATGAGGGGACTAATTCTATTCTGGGGGTTGATTTCAATGTAAGTGTGGGATTGATGCGGGAGGAGTTTGAGCGGGAGCATAAGTTGAGGTACGGTTTTATTCAAAGTGACAAAAATTTGATTGTGGAGTCGGTTTCGGTGGAGGTGATTCAAAAAATGGATACTCCAGAGGAAGCTTTAGTTAAACGTAGTCGGGGGTTAGATGAATTTCCGGTTTCTGTGGAGACGGTGAAGATGTTTACTAATGATAAGTGGTACTCAGCACCGGTTTATCGTCGGGAAGATTTACAACCGGGGGATGTTATTCAAGGTGCTGCGATTATTGTAGAAAAGATTAGCACGATTGTGATTGAGCCGAATTGGGAAGCTGAGTTAACCGAGCGGAATCATTTGCACTTAACAGTTAACATCTCGTTACAAGGCTCTGCCTTGTAA
- a CDS encoding DedA family protein, with protein MLDWVTNIISSFGYAGIALLMLLENIFPPIPSELIMPLAGFTVNQGKLNMQLVILAGTLGSVLGAFPWYYVGRVVGERRLRKWIDKYGKWLTLSGKDIDRSKSWLDKYGKAVVFFGRLVPGIRTFISVPAGLDKMPLIPFLLYSFAGSLIWTAILTYAGFLLGDNFQLVEKYIKPISVIVMASIAIYLIITFIRRKSRNN; from the coding sequence ATGCTAGATTGGGTCACAAATATAATATCTTCTTTTGGTTACGCAGGCATTGCTCTGCTAATGTTATTAGAAAACATCTTTCCACCAATCCCTTCCGAGTTAATTATGCCCTTAGCGGGATTTACCGTAAACCAAGGTAAGCTGAACATGCAGCTTGTAATTTTAGCAGGAACCTTGGGTTCAGTTTTAGGTGCATTCCCTTGGTATTACGTTGGTAGAGTAGTTGGTGAAAGACGTTTACGAAAATGGATAGATAAATATGGAAAATGGCTAACTTTATCCGGTAAAGATATAGATAGATCGAAAAGCTGGTTAGATAAATATGGAAAAGCCGTAGTATTTTTCGGTCGTTTAGTCCCTGGAATTCGTACATTTATATCGGTTCCCGCAGGATTAGACAAAATGCCGTTAATACCATTTTTATTATATTCTTTTGCAGGTAGTTTGATATGGACGGCGATTTTAACTTATGCAGGATTTTTGCTAGGAGATAATTTTCAACTAGTCGAAAAATATATCAAGCCAATTTCTGTAATTGTCATGGCATCTATTGCCATTTACTTAATAATTACATTTATTCGACGGAAAAGTAGAAACAACTGA
- a CDS encoding ATP-binding protein — MSQARLLERILLIDDNPDDRLLAMRELAKEFSNLRVVEIIDASEFEYALEKGHYDLVITDYQLKWTNGLNVLNAFKNRYPDIPVIMFTNSGTQEVAVAAMKAGLDDYVIKSPKHFVRLSQAARLAWENAQTRLRLNQTSLRLRFLLNQLNVGVFRATLDGELIECSNGFLHLLKLNTPEEARIFFRSYPKLNLAKSPGKPPWEKEVKLLLDGNTIWLMLSETLTELNGETVIDGLLQDITERKKAEAVIKQLNQTLECRVLERTAQLEATNKELETFAYSISHDLRSPIRQIHSFVDLLQESLQSIHLSEEIESYLGMILKLTQRAGKMIDHLIEFSTTGRFEMLYKTIDMNSLVQEVKQQLISQTQGRTIIWDIESLPKVKGDRTLFRIVWQNLIENAIKYTSPKDIAEIKIGSSKNSSEITFFIADNGVGFDMRYVERIFGIFQRLHTDTEFEGTGIGLANVQRIIHRHGGRIWTQSTINQGTTFYFSLPINE, encoded by the coding sequence ATGAGTCAGGCTCGACTGTTGGAAAGAATTCTGCTAATTGATGATAATCCGGATGACCGTCTTTTAGCAATGCGAGAACTTGCAAAAGAATTTTCTAATTTGCGAGTTGTAGAAATTATTGATGCATCTGAGTTTGAATATGCATTAGAAAAAGGTCATTATGATTTAGTCATTACAGATTACCAGCTTAAATGGACAAATGGTCTTAATGTTTTAAATGCTTTTAAAAATCGTTATCCCGATATTCCGGTAATCATGTTTACTAATTCCGGTACCCAAGAAGTTGCAGTTGCAGCAATGAAAGCCGGGTTGGATGATTATGTAATTAAATCACCTAAGCATTTTGTACGTTTAAGTCAAGCTGCACGCTTGGCTTGGGAAAATGCTCAAACTCGCTTGAGATTGAATCAAACAAGTTTACGCTTGCGATTTTTATTGAATCAACTGAATGTAGGAGTATTTCGGGCAACTTTAGATGGCGAATTGATTGAATGTAGCAATGGTTTTTTGCATCTTTTAAAGTTGAATACCCCAGAAGAAGCAAGAATATTTTTCCGTAGTTATCCAAAGTTGAATTTAGCTAAATCTCCTGGAAAGCCACCTTGGGAAAAAGAAGTTAAATTATTGCTTGATGGCAATACTATTTGGTTAATGTTGAGCGAAACTCTTACCGAATTAAACGGTGAAACGGTGATTGATGGTTTATTGCAAGATATTACCGAGCGTAAAAAAGCCGAAGCTGTAATTAAACAACTTAATCAAACTCTTGAATGTCGAGTTTTAGAGCGTACCGCTCAATTAGAAGCAACAAACAAAGAGCTAGAAACCTTTGCTTATTCAATATCACATGATTTGAGATCGCCAATTCGGCAGATTCATAGTTTTGTCGATTTATTACAAGAATCGTTACAATCCATCCATCTTTCGGAAGAAATTGAGAGTTATTTAGGAATGATTCTTAAACTGACTCAAAGAGCCGGTAAGATGATAGATCACTTAATAGAATTTTCCACCACCGGAAGATTTGAAATGCTCTACAAAACTATTGATATGAATAGCTTGGTGCAAGAAGTCAAGCAGCAATTGATATCGCAAACTCAAGGTAGAACAATTATTTGGGATATTGAGTCCCTTCCCAAAGTGAAGGGCGATCGCACCTTATTTAGAATAGTTTGGCAGAATCTAATCGAAAACGCGATAAAGTACACCAGCCCCAAAGATATTGCAGAAATTAAGATTGGTAGCAGCAAAAATTCATCAGAAATCACTTTTTTTATCGCAGATAATGGAGTCGGGTTCGATATGCGTTATGTAGAAAGAATCTTCGGAATTTTTCAACGATTGCATACCGATACAGAATTTGAAGGAACTGGAATTGGACTTGCTAACGTACAGCGAATCATTCATCGCCACGGAGGAAGAATTTGGACTCAATCAACAATAAATCAAGGAACAACGTTTTACTTCTCGCTACCAATTAATGAATAA
- a CDS encoding dihydrofolate reductase family protein, which produces MTNYIYIATSLDGFIATEDGSIDWLYEFPSPENSDYGYAEFIGGIDAIVMGRNTFEKVLTFGEWVYDKPVFVLSNSLTEVPQDVVGKAEIVCGDIKNLVIQLDRQGYHNLYIDGGGTIQSFLKQDLIDEMIITTFPIILGGGFPLFNKLDKMLKFKYQKTEIYHNTLVKNYYTRDK; this is translated from the coding sequence ATGACAAACTACATATATATAGCAACCAGTTTGGACGGATTCATTGCTACGGAGGATGGAAGCATCGATTGGTTGTACGAGTTTCCCAGTCCCGAAAACAGCGATTATGGCTATGCCGAGTTTATTGGCGGTATTGATGCTATTGTTATGGGACGAAATACCTTTGAGAAGGTTTTAACTTTTGGCGAATGGGTTTACGACAAACCTGTTTTTGTATTAAGCAATAGTTTGACTGAAGTTCCTCAAGATGTTGTTGGTAAAGCTGAAATTGTCTGCGGGGATATTAAAAATTTGGTGATTCAATTAGATCGGCAAGGATATCACAATTTATATATTGATGGTGGTGGAACAATCCAGAGTTTTCTCAAACAAGATTTGATTGATGAAATGATTATTACTACTTTCCCCATTATCTTGGGAGGTGGATTTCCTTTATTTAATAAGCTTGATAAAATGTTGAAATTCAAATATCAGAAAACAGAGATATATCACAATACTTTGGTAAAAAATTATTACACAAGAGATAAATAA
- a CDS encoding type II toxin-antitoxin system HicA family toxin — protein sequence MKAVSGKAMCKILERQGWVLKRVTGSHHIYSKEGVDSIISVPVHSNRDLPTGTLKSIMKDAALEEEDLS from the coding sequence ATGAAAGCTGTTTCGGGAAAAGCAATGTGTAAGATTCTTGAACGACAAGGTTGGGTGTTAAAAAGAGTCACTGGGAGTCATCACATTTACTCGAAAGAAGGGGTAGACTCGATTATTTCTGTTCCCGTTCATAGCAATCGCGATTTACCAACTGGTACATTAAAAAGTATTATGAAAGATGCAGCACTTGAGGAAGAAGATTTAAGTTGA